One window of Azospirillum sp. TSA2s genomic DNA carries:
- a CDS encoding DHA2 family efflux MFS transporter permease subunit, giving the protein MAASQSPAAPHEVKHRGMITVSIMLATIMQVLDTTIANVALPSMQGSLGAAQDTITWVLTSYIVAAAIATPATGWMADRFGRKRLFLIAVAGFTAASVLCGLAGSLTQMVAFRLVQGIFGAALVPLSQSVLLDINPKERHGQAMALWGAGIMVGPIAGPTLGGWLTDSFSWRWVFYINLPVGLLAFFGMLVFLHETKGRQRGFDFFGFAMLGLAVGAFQMLLDRGEQLDWFGATEIWIETALAACAFWIFTVHIATAHGNTKTEPFIDPALLRDRNFVTGLILIFVIGVILLATMALLPPMLQNLLGYPTVTTGLVLAPRGVGTMISMLMVGRLVRKVDARLLILAGVLLTSWSLWYMTGFTIVMDREPIIISGVVQGLGLGLVFVPLSTIAFATLEPRLRTDAASLFSLVRNLGSSVGISVVMTLLSQNTQVNHASLSAHLTPFSQAMTEQVTASPEALAMLNAQVTQQAAMIAYIDDFKLMMYVALLVIPMLLLLRRPKAGAPAPEEAAVME; this is encoded by the coding sequence ATGGCCGCCAGCCAATCCCCTGCCGCCCCGCATGAGGTGAAGCATCGCGGCATGATCACCGTGTCGATCATGCTCGCCACCATCATGCAGGTGCTGGACACCACCATCGCCAACGTCGCCCTGCCCAGCATGCAGGGCAGCCTGGGGGCGGCGCAGGACACCATCACCTGGGTGCTGACCTCCTACATCGTGGCCGCGGCCATCGCCACGCCGGCCACCGGCTGGATGGCCGACCGGTTCGGGCGCAAGCGGCTGTTCCTGATCGCGGTGGCGGGCTTCACCGCCGCGTCGGTGCTGTGCGGGCTGGCCGGCAGCCTGACGCAGATGGTGGCCTTCCGGCTGGTGCAGGGCATCTTCGGCGCGGCGCTGGTCCCGCTGTCCCAATCGGTGCTGCTGGACATCAACCCGAAGGAGCGGCACGGGCAGGCGATGGCGCTGTGGGGCGCCGGCATCATGGTCGGTCCCATCGCCGGGCCGACGCTGGGCGGCTGGCTGACCGACAGCTTCAGCTGGCGCTGGGTCTTCTACATCAACCTGCCGGTCGGGCTGCTGGCCTTCTTCGGCATGCTGGTCTTCCTGCACGAGACCAAGGGTCGGCAGCGCGGCTTCGATTTCTTCGGCTTCGCCATGCTGGGGCTGGCGGTCGGCGCCTTCCAGATGCTGCTGGACCGCGGCGAGCAGCTGGACTGGTTCGGCGCGACCGAGATCTGGATCGAGACGGCGCTGGCCGCCTGCGCCTTCTGGATCTTCACCGTCCACATCGCCACCGCCCACGGCAACACGAAGACCGAGCCCTTCATCGACCCGGCGCTGCTGCGCGACCGCAACTTCGTCACCGGCCTGATCCTGATCTTCGTGATCGGCGTGATCCTGCTGGCGACGATGGCGCTGCTGCCGCCGATGTTGCAGAACCTGCTGGGCTACCCGACGGTCACCACCGGGCTGGTGCTGGCGCCGCGCGGCGTCGGCACGATGATCTCGATGTTGATGGTGGGACGGTTGGTGCGCAAGGTGGACGCGCGGCTGCTGATCCTGGCGGGCGTGCTGCTGACCAGCTGGTCGCTGTGGTACATGACCGGCTTCACCATCGTGATGGACCGCGAGCCGATCATCATCAGCGGCGTGGTGCAGGGGCTGGGGTTGGGACTGGTGTTCGTGCCGCTCAGCACCATCGCCTTCGCCACGCTGGAGCCGCGACTGCGCACCGATGCCGCCAGCCTGTTCAGCCTGGTCCGCAACCTTGGGAGCAGCGTCGGCATCTCGGTGGTGATGACCCTGCTGTCGCAGAACACCCAGGTCAACCATGCCAGCCTCTCCGCACATCTGACGCCCTTCTCCCAGGCGATGACGGAGCAGGTCACCGCGTCGCCGGAGGCGCTGGCGATGCTGAATGCCCAGGTCACGCAGCAAGCGGCGATGATCGCCTACATCGACGACTTCAAGCTGATGATGTACGTCGCGCTGCTGGTGATCCCGATGCTGCTGCTGCTCCGGCG
- a CDS encoding HlyD family secretion protein produces the protein MTAVTDRDTETRPAAQPAAKPVRRTRWRRWVLMAALPLLVAVGGGYEYVVGGRYVSTDNAYVQQDKVTISPDISGRIVEVAVRESQPVHRGDLLFRIDDEPYRLALQQADAALASARLKVEQLRADLGEAQAKQAAAEEKVAFEQREFQRQQDLLKTGVAARATYDSVRHDLMAAQQDLNTEKQAVVSARAALGGDPDIPTDRHPMVLEALAKKASAQRDLDHTVVTAPADGVVSQTDRLLVGQYASVGLSAVSLVMSGSSWVEANFKETDLTHMAVGQTATVVLDAYSGRTLSAHVESIGAGTGSEFSVLPAQNATGNWVKVVQRVPVRLRIDGTDAAGVPLRTGLSADVEVDTHYSRPLPGVIGSAVAAIR, from the coding sequence ATGACCGCCGTGACCGACCGCGATACCGAAACCCGTCCTGCCGCTCAACCAGCCGCCAAACCCGTCCGCCGGACGCGCTGGCGCCGCTGGGTTCTGATGGCCGCTCTGCCGCTGCTGGTGGCGGTGGGCGGCGGCTATGAGTATGTTGTCGGCGGACGCTATGTCTCGACCGACAACGCCTATGTCCAGCAGGACAAGGTGACGATCAGCCCGGACATCTCCGGTCGCATCGTCGAGGTGGCGGTGCGTGAGAGCCAGCCGGTCCATCGCGGCGACCTGTTGTTCCGCATCGATGACGAGCCTTATCGGCTGGCCCTCCAGCAGGCGGACGCGGCGCTGGCGTCGGCGCGGCTGAAGGTGGAGCAGTTGCGCGCCGACCTGGGTGAGGCGCAGGCCAAGCAGGCCGCGGCGGAGGAGAAGGTCGCCTTCGAGCAGCGCGAGTTCCAGCGCCAGCAGGATCTGCTGAAGACCGGCGTTGCCGCGCGCGCGACCTATGATTCCGTGCGCCATGACCTGATGGCGGCGCAGCAGGACCTGAACACCGAGAAGCAGGCGGTGGTCAGCGCCCGCGCCGCGCTGGGCGGCGATCCCGACATCCCCACCGACCGCCATCCAATGGTGCTGGAGGCGCTGGCGAAGAAGGCGTCCGCACAGCGCGACCTGGACCACACGGTGGTGACGGCGCCGGCCGATGGCGTGGTCAGCCAGACCGACCGTCTGCTCGTCGGGCAATACGCCTCCGTCGGGCTTTCGGCGGTCAGTCTGGTGATGAGCGGGTCGAGTTGGGTCGAGGCCAATTTCAAGGAAACCGACCTGACCCACATGGCCGTCGGCCAGACCGCGACCGTGGTGCTGGACGCCTATTCCGGCCGCACCTTGAGCGCCCATGTCGAGAGCATAGGCGCCGGCACCGGATCTGAGTTCTCGGTCCTGCCCGCCCAGAACGCCACCGGCAACTGGGTGAAGGTGGTGCAGCGCGTGCCGGTCCGTCTGCGCATCGACGGGACGGATGCCGCCGGCGTGCCGCTTCGCACCGGCCTGAGCGCCGATGTGGAGGTCGACACCCATTACAGCCGGCCGCTGCCGGGCGTGATCGGCAGCGCAGTCGCGGCGATCCGGTAG
- a CDS encoding MarR family winged helix-turn-helix transcriptional regulator, producing the protein MSLGAVLTDTARMMRVRFDQRARHLGLTRAQWSVIATLARNEGIKQAALADLMEIEPITLCRQIDRMEEGGWIERRADPTDRRARLPHLTPKAHAVLEQGRALATGIYAEALAGLPSDAEAKLVEMLAHMRANLSDRRAAELPEKMSAEKIAAKA; encoded by the coding sequence ATGAGCCTGGGTGCCGTCCTGACCGATACGGCGCGCATGATGCGCGTCCGTTTCGACCAGCGCGCCCGCCATCTCGGGCTGACCCGCGCGCAATGGTCGGTGATCGCCACGCTGGCGCGGAACGAAGGGATCAAGCAGGCGGCGCTGGCCGATCTGATGGAGATCGAGCCGATCACGCTCTGCCGGCAGATCGACCGCATGGAGGAGGGCGGCTGGATCGAACGCCGCGCCGATCCGACCGACCGGCGCGCCCGCCTGCCGCATCTGACGCCGAAAGCACATGCGGTGCTGGAGCAGGGCCGGGCGCTCGCCACCGGCATCTATGCGGAGGCGCTGGCCGGTCTTCCATCCGACGCCGAGGCCAAGCTGGTCGAGATGCTGGCCCACATGCGCGCCAACTTGTCCGACCGCCGGGCGGCCGAGCTACCCGAGAAGATGAGTGCCGAGAAGATCGCCGCCAAAGCCTGA
- the ilvD gene encoding dihydroxy-acid dehydratase, which translates to MPHYRSRTSTHGRNMAGARGLWRATGMKDGDFGKPIIAIANSFTQFVPGHVHLKDLGQLVAREIEKAGGVAKEFNTIAVDDGIAMGHGGMLYSLPSRELIADAVEYMANAHCADALVCISNCDKITPGMLMAAMRLNIPAVFVSGGPMEAGKVKWRGKVKSVDLIDAMVAAADPTVSDEEAAEMERGSCPTCGSCSGMFTANSMNCLTEALGLSLPGNGTILATHADRKELFLAAGRMVVDLCRRWYQEEDATALPRGIATRQAFENAMTLDIAMGGSTNTVLHILAAAQEGGIDFTMADIDRLSRHVPNVCKVAPAVADVHIEDVHRAGGIFGILGELDRAGLLNREAPTVHAPTLGDALDRWDVMRTQDQSVHTLYRAAPGGIPTVVPFSQERRWPELDLDREKGVIRKAENAFSQDGGLAVLYGNIAENGCIVKTAGVDASNLVFTGPARVFESQDDAVAGILGDVVKAGEVVVIRYEGPRGGPGMQEMLYPTSYLKSKGLGKACALVTDGRFSGGTSGLSIGHVSPEAAQGGAIGLVQDGDRIEIDIPNRIIRLAVDDQEMQRRRDAMNAKGVDAWKPASRDRVVSPALRAYAALTTSADRGAVRDVSQVENIAVRR; encoded by the coding sequence ATGCCGCACTACCGCTCCCGCACCTCCACCCACGGCCGCAACATGGCGGGCGCGCGCGGCCTGTGGCGGGCGACCGGCATGAAGGACGGCGATTTCGGCAAGCCGATCATCGCCATCGCCAATTCCTTCACCCAGTTCGTACCCGGACACGTCCACCTGAAGGATCTGGGTCAGCTGGTCGCCCGCGAGATCGAGAAGGCCGGCGGCGTGGCGAAGGAGTTCAACACCATCGCGGTGGATGACGGCATCGCCATGGGCCATGGCGGCATGCTGTACAGCCTGCCCTCGCGCGAGCTGATCGCCGACGCGGTGGAGTACATGGCGAACGCGCACTGCGCCGACGCGCTGGTCTGCATCTCCAACTGCGACAAGATCACGCCCGGCATGCTGATGGCCGCGATGCGCCTGAACATCCCGGCGGTCTTCGTCTCCGGCGGCCCGATGGAGGCCGGCAAGGTCAAGTGGCGCGGCAAGGTCAAGTCAGTCGATCTGATCGATGCCATGGTCGCCGCCGCCGACCCGACCGTCTCCGATGAAGAGGCGGCGGAGATGGAGCGCGGCTCCTGCCCGACCTGCGGCTCCTGCTCCGGCATGTTCACCGCCAATTCGATGAACTGCCTGACGGAAGCGCTGGGCCTGTCGCTGCCCGGCAACGGCACCATCCTGGCGACCCACGCCGACCGCAAGGAGCTGTTCCTCGCCGCCGGCCGAATGGTAGTCGACCTCTGCCGCCGCTGGTATCAGGAGGAGGACGCGACCGCCCTGCCGCGCGGCATCGCCACCCGGCAAGCGTTCGAGAACGCGATGACGCTCGACATCGCCATGGGCGGTTCGACCAACACCGTCCTGCACATCCTGGCCGCGGCGCAGGAGGGCGGCATCGACTTCACCATGGCGGACATCGACCGGCTGTCGCGCCACGTTCCCAACGTCTGCAAGGTCGCCCCGGCGGTGGCCGACGTCCATATCGAGGACGTGCATCGCGCCGGCGGCATCTTCGGCATCCTGGGCGAACTTGACCGTGCCGGCCTGCTGAACCGCGAGGCGCCGACTGTCCATGCCCCGACGCTGGGTGACGCGCTGGACCGCTGGGACGTGATGCGCACCCAGGACCAGTCCGTCCACACCCTGTACCGCGCCGCCCCCGGCGGCATCCCGACCGTCGTGCCCTTCAGCCAGGAGCGCCGCTGGCCGGAACTGGACCTCGACCGGGAGAAGGGCGTGATCCGCAAGGCCGAAAACGCCTTCAGCCAGGACGGCGGCCTCGCCGTGCTGTACGGCAACATCGCGGAGAACGGCTGCATCGTGAAGACGGCGGGCGTTGACGCCTCCAACCTCGTCTTCACCGGGCCGGCCCGCGTGTTCGAGAGCCAGGACGACGCCGTCGCCGGCATCCTGGGCGACGTGGTCAAGGCGGGCGAGGTGGTGGTCATCCGCTACGAAGGTCCGCGCGGCGGACCCGGCATGCAGGAAATGCTGTACCCGACCAGCTACCTGAAGTCGAAGGGGTTGGGCAAGGCCTGCGCACTGGTCACCGATGGTCGTTTCTCCGGCGGCACGTCGGGGCTGTCGATCGGCCATGTCTCGCCGGAAGCGGCGCAGGGTGGCGCCATCGGACTGGTGCAGGACGGCGACCGCATCGAGATCGACATCCCCAACCGCATCATCCGCCTCGCCGTCGATGACCAGGAAATGCAGCGCCGCCGCGATGCGATGAACGCCAAGGGAGTGGATGCCTGGAAGCCGGCCAGCCGCGACCGCGTGGTTTCCCCGGCGCTCCGCGCCTATGCCGCCCTGACGACCAGCGCCGACCGCGGCGCCGTGCGCGACGTGTCCCAGGTGGAGAATATCGCCGTCCGCCGCTGA
- a CDS encoding AAA family ATPase: MADTMLSTATDEGRPWQEASRLPGDKPRERKVVTAMFVDIVRSSAIVAGRDPEDADDLLLSILDRVTEAVPRFEGTVTQMLGDGFLATFGAPGAKEDHALRACLAAQDILSATRDEHGKPLFQIRIGISSGDAVTHVVTNGLWSDYRAIGECVHMAAKLQQRAASDTAQLSRDTLDLIPVGVTARPMGSLRLSDEVEPMPAFLLDGARAVRRTATDLLSATDAPYVGREQEVATLFAITDSVEAGAPAQLLLQGEAGIGKSRLVGEFLRDPRSRRWTLLQWPQMPIRRLADPDDLEAVALSLAEQVAGRASEEGVGWVCEAAGRRSGSLAGDAVRALFGLPGLDPLWSGLDAAQRLSLGIEGLVGATLELAATVPSDDDAQTDGEGIVGRPLLVLVEDAHWARPVMVRLLDRLAEALPGSGSRLLLLATRRPPPLGPESREQGWNGRAGGRRMELGMLSPEQVQSFLAHWLGPDWSLVELKAQVATRCQGVPLYLEEVLRTLETSNAIEGTPGSYRLIDPLVVDKLPRTLHALLAERMDLMTLERRRLLMNAAVIGNTFDVGLLQALTGLSMSILSDYLAYLERAGFVLRTRLLPNLEYSFKHALIQEVAYATLTKSDRRALHARVLEALRHRRDADLPNRLDLLAHHAFKAENWPAAHLFGRRAGERAEGRSKLEDSSRHYTNALAAVRRLPDHPRNTARQIDLLIALPRSLLPRGSMGVDDHLQRAIAMSRDSGDLIRYARACSMLASFLWTFGDLDEGLALCRDGLSALDARDDRRTRVQLLFRLGGLQTDKGLFLEALETFEHGSHMLTKSRPYDRYGLATVARVHMGSLAARGLAELGRVDEAVETGRRSVEIAEESNHLFSRMFALTHLGWTHIICGQLKDSIPALEAALSVGHAIHAPLLLPLVMGGIGYASVLTGDHNSGYAMFKRSFALFQQQGGGNGRLHPLGRVPQVLIWYAEALAATDQLVAASKAAQDGLTIASKTYQKSLEAQASLLLNKFGSLNVFSTRSELHRIIIE, translated from the coding sequence ATGGCGGACACCATGTTGAGCACAGCGACGGACGAAGGCCGTCCTTGGCAGGAGGCATCACGCCTGCCGGGCGACAAGCCGCGCGAGCGCAAGGTGGTAACGGCGATGTTCGTCGACATCGTCCGCTCCTCCGCCATCGTGGCCGGCCGTGATCCGGAAGATGCGGACGACCTGCTCCTCTCCATTCTGGATCGCGTGACGGAGGCGGTGCCGCGTTTTGAAGGCACGGTGACGCAGATGCTGGGCGATGGTTTCCTGGCGACCTTCGGCGCCCCCGGCGCCAAGGAGGACCATGCCCTGCGCGCCTGTCTGGCTGCCCAGGACATCCTCAGCGCCACCCGTGACGAACATGGAAAGCCGCTTTTCCAGATCCGCATCGGCATCAGTTCCGGCGACGCCGTGACCCATGTGGTGACCAACGGCCTGTGGTCCGACTACCGCGCCATCGGTGAATGCGTGCATATGGCCGCCAAGCTGCAGCAGCGCGCCGCCTCCGACACCGCGCAGCTCAGCCGCGACACGCTTGACCTGATCCCGGTCGGCGTGACGGCGCGCCCGATGGGAAGCCTGCGTTTGTCCGACGAGGTGGAGCCGATGCCGGCCTTCCTGCTCGACGGAGCCCGCGCCGTCCGCCGCACCGCCACCGACCTGCTGTCCGCCACCGACGCCCCCTATGTCGGCCGCGAGCAGGAGGTGGCGACGCTGTTCGCCATCACCGATTCGGTGGAGGCCGGGGCGCCGGCCCAGCTCCTGCTGCAGGGAGAGGCGGGAATCGGCAAGTCGCGGCTGGTGGGAGAGTTTCTGCGCGATCCGCGCAGCAGGCGCTGGACCCTGCTGCAATGGCCGCAGATGCCGATCCGTCGGCTGGCCGATCCCGACGACCTCGAGGCGGTGGCGCTGAGCCTAGCGGAGCAGGTGGCCGGCCGCGCCAGCGAGGAGGGCGTCGGCTGGGTGTGCGAGGCCGCGGGCCGCCGGTCCGGTTCGCTGGCTGGCGACGCCGTGCGGGCGCTGTTCGGCCTGCCGGGGCTCGACCCGCTGTGGAGCGGCCTCGATGCGGCGCAGCGCCTGTCGCTGGGCATCGAGGGGCTGGTGGGGGCGACGCTTGAACTGGCGGCGACGGTCCCATCGGATGATGACGCCCAGACCGATGGCGAGGGGATCGTGGGACGGCCATTGCTGGTCCTGGTCGAGGATGCCCATTGGGCGCGGCCGGTGATGGTGCGGCTGCTCGATCGGCTGGCGGAAGCACTGCCGGGGTCCGGGTCACGCCTGCTGCTGCTCGCAACCCGGCGACCGCCGCCGCTGGGACCGGAATCGCGCGAACAGGGCTGGAACGGCCGGGCGGGCGGGCGGCGCATGGAATTGGGCATGCTGTCGCCGGAACAGGTGCAGAGTTTCCTGGCCCATTGGCTGGGGCCGGACTGGTCGCTGGTGGAGTTGAAGGCCCAGGTCGCCACCCGCTGCCAGGGCGTTCCGCTTTATCTGGAAGAGGTTCTGCGCACGCTGGAGACGTCCAACGCCATCGAAGGCACGCCGGGCTCCTACCGGCTGATCGACCCGTTGGTGGTCGACAAGCTGCCGCGTACGCTGCACGCGCTGCTGGCAGAGCGCATGGACCTGATGACGCTGGAACGGCGCCGACTGCTGATGAACGCCGCCGTGATCGGCAATACCTTCGACGTCGGGCTTCTGCAGGCTCTGACCGGCCTGTCGATGTCGATCCTGTCCGACTATCTGGCCTATCTGGAGCGTGCCGGCTTCGTGCTGCGCACCCGCCTGCTGCCCAACCTGGAATATTCCTTCAAGCATGCGCTGATCCAGGAGGTCGCCTACGCCACCCTGACGAAGTCCGACCGCCGGGCGCTGCATGCCCGCGTGCTGGAGGCGCTGCGCCACCGCCGCGACGCCGACCTTCCCAACCGCCTGGACCTGCTGGCCCACCACGCCTTCAAGGCGGAAAACTGGCCGGCCGCGCACTTGTTCGGCCGGCGTGCGGGCGAAAGGGCCGAAGGTCGTTCCAAGCTGGAAGATTCCAGCCGGCATTATACCAACGCTCTCGCCGCCGTGCGGCGTCTGCCGGATCATCCGCGAAACACTGCGCGCCAGATCGATTTGCTGATCGCACTTCCGAGATCTCTGCTGCCGCGAGGGTCGATGGGAGTGGACGACCATCTGCAACGGGCCATCGCCATGTCGCGAGATTCGGGTGATCTCATCCGCTATGCCCGGGCATGCTCAATGTTGGCATCGTTCCTGTGGACGTTCGGCGATCTCGACGAAGGTCTTGCGCTGTGCCGCGACGGCCTGTCTGCGCTCGACGCCCGGGATGACCGCCGCACCCGCGTCCAGTTGCTGTTCCGGCTGGGCGGCCTACAAACAGACAAGGGGCTCTTCCTAGAGGCGTTGGAAACATTCGAGCATGGCTCCCACATGCTCACGAAGTCACGTCCATACGACCGCTATGGTCTCGCAACTGTCGCACGGGTGCATATGGGCAGCCTCGCGGCCCGCGGACTCGCCGAATTGGGGCGGGTCGATGAAGCCGTGGAAACCGGGCGCCGCTCAGTCGAAATCGCCGAGGAAAGCAACCACCTCTTCTCAAGGATGTTCGCCCTGACGCATCTGGGATGGACCCATATCATCTGCGGGCAGTTGAAAGACAGCATTCCCGCACTTGAGGCCGCATTGTCGGTCGGCCACGCAATACATGCACCTCTACTGCTGCCGTTGGTGATGGGCGGCATCGGATACGCATCGGTCCTGACAGGGGACCACAATTCAGGCTACGCTATGTTTAAGCGCAGCTTTGCGCTGTTTCAGCAGCAAGGCGGGGGCAATGGTCGACTTCACCCGTTGGGCCGTGTTCCCCAAGTTCTGATTTGGTATGCCGAGGCACTTGCCGCCACCGACCAGCTGGTTGCAGCTTCAAAGGCTGCACAAGATGGACTAACGATCGCTAGCAAAACTTATCAAAAGTCTTTGGAGGCCCAAGCAAGTCTTTTGCTGAATAAATTCGGCAGCTTGAACGTCTTCAGCACACGGTCAGAATTACATCGAATTATCATTGAATGA
- a CDS encoding ribbon-helix-helix domain-containing protein translates to MTAVKESDGMLNSANKQRDCRADQLSNLMAWPVMSVRIVPVEDGERRVRLENAVWDGLDAIAQAEGLLTKQLCAKLDARRSKNVALSSEIRSFVLDYFRGNDEV, encoded by the coding sequence ATGACCGCAGTCAAGGAGTCCGATGGGATGCTGAACTCTGCCAACAAACAACGTGATTGCCGGGCTGACCAATTATCTAATCTGATGGCTTGGCCTGTTATGTCGGTTCGTATTGTGCCAGTTGAGGATGGCGAAAGACGTGTGCGTCTCGAAAATGCGGTGTGGGATGGGCTGGATGCCATCGCGCAGGCTGAAGGCTTGCTGACCAAGCAATTGTGCGCGAAATTAGATGCGCGTCGCTCGAAGAATGTAGCCTTAAGCAGTGAAATCCGGAGCTTTGTTCTGGACTACTTCCGTGGAAATGATGAAGTTTGA
- a CDS encoding YcaO-like family protein translates to MPFDLLDVKASVSDAVKAHTVGTHRVMAPEQTLARVAPFLPIMGITRVANVTGLDAVGIPVVMVTRPNSRSISVSQGKGVTLAAAKASGVMESIESYHAERITLPLKFASFEELRWTHPVVDVDRLPRLSTGSFNPNSPILWIEGQDLLNGGPKWVPFEMVHLNFTVPMAPGHGAFLAGSNGLASGNHKVEAISHAVTELVERDATTLWRLQDPASQATTRIDLDSIDDPVCRSLIDRFEAAGVAVGVWETTSDVGLPAFLCRIVEREEMPQHSIRPATGMGCHAAREIALSRALTEAAQSRLTFIAGARDDMPRAEYERHLDPAHHARWKAMIVEGAGRRSFHHCPTSTAPTIEADLAHQLDRMRAVGIEEAVAVDLTKPEFGIPVVRVVVPGLEGADESPDYLLGERGLRVLGTQAMEKAA, encoded by the coding sequence ATGCCCTTCGATCTGCTCGATGTCAAAGCCTCCGTTTCGGATGCGGTGAAGGCCCACACGGTCGGCACCCACCGGGTCATGGCGCCCGAACAGACCCTGGCACGGGTCGCCCCGTTCCTGCCGATCATGGGGATCACCCGGGTCGCCAACGTCACAGGGCTGGATGCCGTCGGCATTCCGGTGGTGATGGTGACGCGGCCGAACTCGCGCTCCATCTCGGTGTCGCAGGGCAAGGGAGTGACGCTCGCCGCCGCCAAGGCCTCGGGGGTCATGGAGTCGATCGAGAGCTATCACGCCGAACGGATCACCCTGCCGCTGAAGTTCGCCAGCTTCGAGGAGTTGCGCTGGACCCACCCGGTGGTGGACGTCGACCGCCTGCCCCGGCTGTCGACCGGCAGCTTCAATCCCAACAGCCCCATCCTGTGGATCGAGGGACAGGACCTGCTGAACGGCGGCCCGAAATGGGTTCCGTTCGAGATGGTCCATCTGAATTTCACCGTGCCGATGGCCCCCGGCCACGGCGCCTTCCTGGCCGGCTCCAACGGGCTGGCGTCGGGCAACCACAAGGTGGAGGCGATCAGCCACGCCGTCACCGAACTGGTGGAGCGCGACGCGACCACCCTGTGGCGCCTGCAGGACCCGGCTTCCCAGGCGACGACCCGCATCGACCTGGACAGCATCGACGATCCGGTCTGCCGCTCGCTGATCGACCGGTTCGAAGCGGCGGGCGTCGCCGTCGGCGTGTGGGAGACCACCAGCGACGTCGGCCTGCCCGCCTTCCTCTGCCGCATCGTCGAGCGTGAGGAGATGCCCCAGCATTCCATCCGCCCGGCCACCGGCATGGGCTGCCATGCGGCGCGCGAGATCGCCCTGTCCCGCGCCCTGACCGAGGCGGCGCAGAGCCGTCTGACCTTCATCGCCGGCGCCCGCGACGACATGCCCCGTGCCGAATACGAACGCCACCTCGACCCCGCCCATCACGCCCGCTGGAAGGCCATGATCGTGGAGGGTGCCGGCCGGCGCTCCTTCCACCATTGTCCGACCAGCACCGCCCCCACCATCGAGGCCGACCTAGCCCACCAGCTCGACCGGATGCGCGCCGTCGGCATCGAGGAGGCGGTGGCGGTCGATCTGACCAAGCCCGAATTTGGTATCCCCGTCGTGCGCGTCGTCGTGCCCGGGCTGGAGGGTGCCGACGAATCCCCCGATTACCTGCTGGGTGAACGCGGCCTGCGCGTGCTCGGCACCCAAGCCATGGAGAAGGCGGCATGA
- a CDS encoding TfuA-like protein has product MSGVYVFLGPTLPREDAALELDATYLPPVAQGDVLRLCAEKPAAIGIIDGFFESVPSVWHKEILYAIHAGIPVFGASSMGALRAAELYPFGMVGVGAIFEAFRDGRLEDDDEVAVIHGPAELGYTSLSEAMVNIRRTLSDAIADRVLTAETALRLESIAKELPYRERGYGRMLRLGGDIGLPASELVAFRSWLPQGRFDQKREDAKAMLRTMARRLGRSTGDDAAPEARFHFERTVLWERALRDAAPLAI; this is encoded by the coding sequence ATGAGCGGCGTCTATGTCTTTCTCGGCCCCACCCTGCCGCGCGAGGACGCGGCGCTGGAGCTGGACGCCACCTATCTGCCGCCGGTCGCCCAGGGCGACGTTCTGCGGTTGTGCGCGGAAAAGCCGGCGGCCATCGGCATCATCGACGGTTTCTTCGAAAGCGTGCCGTCGGTCTGGCACAAGGAAATCCTCTACGCCATCCATGCCGGCATCCCGGTGTTCGGCGCCTCCAGCATGGGGGCACTGCGCGCAGCGGAGCTGTATCCCTTCGGCATGGTCGGCGTCGGCGCCATCTTCGAGGCGTTCCGCGACGGCCGGTTGGAGGATGACGACGAGGTGGCGGTGATCCACGGCCCGGCCGAGCTGGGCTACACCTCCCTGTCTGAGGCGATGGTCAACATCCGCCGCACCCTGTCCGACGCGATTGCCGACCGGGTGCTGACCGCCGAGACGGCCCTGCGCCTGGAATCCATCGCCAAGGAACTGCCCTACCGCGAGCGCGGCTATGGACGAATGTTGCGTCTGGGTGGCGATATCGGCCTGCCGGCGTCCGAATTGGTGGCTTTCCGCAGTTGGCTGCCGCAGGGCCGGTTCGACCAGAAGCGCGAGGATGCCAAGGCGATGCTGCGCACCATGGCCCGGCGGCTGGGCCGTTCGACGGGTGACGATGCGGCACCGGAGGCCCGTTTCCACTTCGAGCGCACCGTCCTTTGGGAACGTGCCCTGCGCGACGCGGCTCCGCTCGCGATCTAA